The Flammeovirga agarivorans DNA window ACAGTTCAATGGTGTGAGAACCATAACCAGCAACAGCAAGTGTATCAGTAGATTGATTAAATCCCGTAATTGTGGTACCATCAATAACCCAATAGTAATTTGCTACATTCTGTAGATTGATGGCATTAACGATTACATTGAAATTTTCACTACAATAATCAGTGTTATTGGCAGCAATACTGATCCCTGCTTGTGGTAAAATAGGTACGGTTTGAACATCTGTAAATTGACAACTATTGTCGGTTAATCCCTGAATAGTTGCCGAAATATTGACATTAATTGGGTTAGGGTTTGGGTTACTGTAAGTATGCGTTGCTACATCTCCAATAGCAATTGTCTCTGTGTTCCCATCTCCCCAGTCCCATAATACTTGAAGACCAGAAAATAATGGATCTATTGTTCCAGGAGTGTAACTAACTACATGAGTATTACAGGTACCAGAAATAGATGCTGTACCATATAATGATGAGATATCTCTAAAGTAGATATTTTCTGTTTGTGTGGAAGTACCTGGACAATTATTGGCTTCACTACTCAATGAAACTGTAAAATCAGTCCCATCAGAGCTATCAAATGTATGTTGAATGGCAGCAACATTCGTAGTATCAAACGTCCCATCACCCCAATCCCAAAAATATGTAGGGGTCACATTTAAACCATCAGTGTCTATTGATGAAGCGGTAAATGTAATAGTTTGTGTAGAAGCACAGCTAATCGTTTGAGAAGTTGTAAAAGTAGATGTAAAAGGAGCTTGAACAGTTATATAACCAGCTTCATTTGCAATAAATTGACAACCATCAGTAGTTGTACCACTTAGTGCAACATCAAAAGAACCGGAATTATTGATTGTAACTTTTGCGGAATCATTAACAACAGGGTATAATTGATTATCTACTAAAAAATTTAATGATGAAAAGGTTCCTGGAGTAATATTTACTAAAGTAATTTCTTCACCTACACAAATATTTCGTTTATCTGCATAAAATTGTCCGTCCGGCCTACTATAAACCTCAATAGCATTATTTGGAATTGTGGCTGTTACAGAACTTGTAGACCCTCCAAAAGTATCATCATATGTGACTCGAACCCCATAAATACCTGTAGAATTGAATTGATGATAGGGTTCAGCGAGATTTGAAAATGGAGTGTAAGTAACACCATCATAAATCTCCCAATTATAATTCGAATATGTATGATTGAGCTGAGGAGAAATAATAAATTGCAAAGCAACACCTCCACATCCACTGATAACAGTATTAGGATCTGTCTCAGTAGAACCTTGATAGACTCTATGTATAGTTTGCCCTAAAAGAGCATTGGCTAAAAGAGTTAGTGTCAAAGTTAGAATCAGCAGTAATGATCGTAATAACGCTTTCGTCATATGGGTTAAGTAGTTCTAGTAGCAGTAATCAAAAGAAAGTTAGGTCTTTCCTTATAAGCAACTTGGGTTATAGATAATTCGCTTTGGGTGTATTTTAATTATACGTATTCATACAATAATGATCCATATTTAATTTAATGAAAATCAAATAGGATCATTGTAGTGATGTAAGTAATATCTTGAAAGAGAATAAAAAAATTGTACTATTCTTATAATAAAGGAGATGGACAAGGTAAATCCATTGGTTTTCTTTTTGGTTTCTTTTTATAGTCCTTGTATAGATTAAAAGTATATTGAAGACTAATTTCGTGAGAATTAGCATGTTGTTGAGGTAAGTCAGATAGTGTTACATCATAACTATATCCAAAATTAAGGTTTCCGACTTTTATACCTGTCAAAATAACAACAGCATCATGGTTTACTGCATTGTCTTTTTCAGCTCCTTTTATTAATGGTAAACCTCTGTACCATACACCAACTAATAGGGGTTGGTAATGGAAATACATACCTAAACTCAGTTGATCATTTTTACCTTGAGATTGATAATGCATTGCGAATGTAAATGATTTTCGATGGTAATCGGGGATATGTGTATGATGCCCTTTAAATTCTAATGGTATCATATACCCAGCTTCAATAGATACTCTTACTGGCAGGTAAGCTTGCTCTCCAATGAATGAAATATTAGGAGTATTTACATGATATAGTCCCAAACCAACCCAATATTTTTCTCCATACAACATGGCTCCAGTATTTACATCTGCATAACCTACTTGGGTATGAACAAATGGTTCGTTTGTTCCTCCGCCCGTAAAACCAAAGGAATCTAGCTGATCGTTGAAAACTAATGATGATAAATCAAGTTTATTTTGTCCGTAACCAACCTGTAAGCCAACATTAAGGCCAACATACTTTGAAATAGGAATAGTATAAGAGCCAGACACAGTAAAAGTAGAATGCTGTAATGGAGTTCCTTCATTTACACCATAGCTGTCATTTTTTATATATCCTCCGAGTGAAAATCTTTTATACTTAAAATTGTGATCAAATGATGCCATAAAAGACTGTATTCCAGCAGGTAATCCTACCCATTGGTTTCGATAATTGATGATGGCTCGTGTTTCCTGACTTGATCCTGTTAGGGCAGGATTAAGGTATAATGGTGTAGCATAGTATTGTGAAAACTGAGTGTCTTGTCCGAATAAATAACTGCTTGTGAGTATGCTGGTTGTGAGAAAGATAAAGCAGAAATAGTTTTTAAAATTAGGTCTCATAAGTAATTAGGTGATTTACTTACAAAACGTATTCTGAAAAAAAATCGTTTCTTCTAAATTGTATTACAACTTACGTCTGCAGAGTTTTTTTCGAAATTCAGTTGTAAAAAAAAGTTTCATTATTTTTGTATTATTTTGAGTCTCTTCTTACTAGTGATATTTTGATAAGTAATATTGTTAATTGTAGAAATAGTACTTTTTGAAAGTGATAATTTCCTTTTTGTATTGATATCAAACATTTGTGTAACAAAAAAACTGATCTCAATTTCTTGAAATCAGTTCTTCAAAACTAGAATAAAATTCATTTTTTAGGAATTGCTTACTTCTTCTTCTTGTTTGGTCTTCCATCTTTCATGGAACCAAACCCATTGGTCAGGAGCTTCGCGTATAAATTTTTCAAGTGCCAATGACATATTTTGAGTATTGGTCTTAATATCTTCTTTTAAGTTTCCAGTTTTCTCAAGAGGAACTTCAGGTCTAAATTCTAGTAAATGCTTACCATTACTTTGTAATTTTATCGAAGCAGGAATAATTGCTGAATCCGCTTTTAACGCTAATGTAGCAGCGCCAATAGGAGTAGCAGCAGGTTTTCCAAAGAAGTCTACAAAAGTATTTTGAACTTTATCAGTATCT harbors:
- a CDS encoding PorP/SprF family type IX secretion system membrane protein, encoding MRPNFKNYFCFIFLTTSILTSSYLFGQDTQFSQYYATPLYLNPALTGSSQETRAIINYRNQWVGLPAGIQSFMASFDHNFKYKRFSLGGYIKNDSYGVNEGTPLQHSTFTVSGSYTIPISKYVGLNVGLQVGYGQNKLDLSSLVFNDQLDSFGFTGGGTNEPFVHTQVGYADVNTGAMLYGEKYWVGLGLYHVNTPNISFIGEQAYLPVRVSIEAGYMIPLEFKGHHTHIPDYHRKSFTFAMHYQSQGKNDQLSLGMYFHYQPLLVGVWYRGLPLIKGAEKDNAVNHDAVVILTGIKVGNLNFGYSYDVTLSDLPQQHANSHEISLQYTFNLYKDYKKKPKRKPMDLPCPSPLL